From the genome of Salarias fasciatus chromosome 22, fSalaFa1.1, whole genome shotgun sequence:
aaaaaaaggaatattttattgaataaTTCATTGCATCCTTTACTTTATGGCTCAAGAAAGTCAAAAGAAAGCTATGATCAAATACGAAACTACCTCCACTCCTCAAGAGCGGCAATTACtgcacagaaatacagaaactgTTCAACGTTTGAATGTATAAAACTGAGTGTAGATCGAGGTTTGGATCCAGAGTCTGATGTGAAAGCAATAAGTTAAACACACAACAAGCTCAGGTAAAAACCATCCACACGTTTAAAGAGTCGTCTCTTTAGGACAGGACAACGTAACAGACGTGCGTCTCTGTCGGTGAAGAGACCAGAGGCGGCGGCGACATCATCGGCGCCACTTGCTGCAGCAGCTAACGGTCTGTGGGGTCGGAGGAGGATCTAGAGGGGTCTACTTCTTGGGGTCCTCACAGAGGGTACATCCAGGCTTCAGGTCGGCCTGCCGCTCCATCTGAATGGTCACGGAGTGGAAGTTGTAGGAAGAGAAACACGCCTGCGTCATTTCCCTGAGGACGGTCTGAGCGTCCACGGACTCATCTGGGGAGGCGAAGGGAAGAAACAGTTTGAAGACCGACTCTTCACGTTCCACACCGCTTCAAACACGGCTGCGTGCGAACGCTTCACAGAGATAAGATGGTATCTTCGACCAAATATCTTCGTGTggccacaataaaaaaaaaaaagctctgggTTTACTGTGTGAAGGGACTTGACTGTTTTTTGCCACGTATGCGCCCTTTCTTCTACTCGTGTCTCTCTGCACCCGTGGCATGAAAACCACAGTCAACCATCGACACGCGTCAGCACCATGAACAGGAAGCGTCTGCGTCTCATCCgctctgctcacacactcctcagccgGTATAACGTGAGCGTGGCGGATGATTTTTACGTGATATTATTTTGGCtgcatatgaaaaaaaaaatgtttccccTCCAACCAGCCGATGTGTCTTCACCTGATCATTAAGCTGAATTTGAGAGTGTGACAGCTCAGCGGAAGTGTCACAAAAACAAGTGTGTACACCAGCAATACATGATTAATACATCAATTGAGACATAAAATTTTTAGTAATTAATACATTAATCCACTACTGTTTATTCCACTCTCGCTTTTGGTAGAAACATGTATTAATAGTATTTAAAGAACACATGTTAGCAGAAATGACAGTTCAGTCTGAGCTTCCAGCAGTAACACGGCCGAGCAGCTGAGTCGTCTGTATATAACGGTTCAATCCCCTGTAAAATGCTTTATCCGTCTTTAATAATCCAGTGACATCAGTCAGTTTGGTAGCTGTGCTTTCATGGACAACATCCGCCTCTGCCTGCACGGCACTGTGGGAGCTCCAACAGCTCCGTCAGGCTCCCGAAGCCTCCATGCAAGACGAAACGCCACCACAGCTCCTTCACATGCGCTGAGATACAGCTGTTCAGCGGCAGCCCGATGAACACCTTCATTCACTTACATCAGGTATATTATAGAAAATGTCATTCCAAGTATGACCAGAGTGCTGTTTATGGCTACATACTGATACCGTTCCTGTACATATGGGGCTAATGTGAAGGCAGTGTGGCCGTCTCATCATGACGTTCCCATCATAATCCATCTCATTTAATTACATCTCATCCTTTATATTTCATCGTATTTTCTGTTATTCAAAACGGATCTCATGATATTAGAAATTATCATACTGTAAATTACTATAAATGCATTTATTCGTTTGCTGGGGACAAtcgatgtgttttattttgttgccGTGTTTGCAGTCAGCTGGGGTCAACTTCTGATTTGGGCGTTtggtacttttattttgaagacacTGCTTCCCGTTTTCAACACAGCTTGACAAAGGTTAAGGAACAGCAGGGAGGTTGAATAGAGTAGAGAAACTTTGTTTGGTATTTTGTGTTTAGCAGTCCCCTGATAGCAGCACAAGCTCTGATGGTGAAGATGAAGGTTTACTGCAGTTTAATCTGACGTTTCATCAGCTGAAGTGTcgtcatcattcattcattctcacaTAACACCATATCATAACTCATTACATTGACGATGGAAGAAGGGGGGAGGAGACTAAGTGCAAATTCATCGATGCATACTGAAATGAGCCCCCCTACATTCATAGAAACCCTGGACATGTCTGAAGTGAGCATCGAGTGGGTTTCATCTCATCGTTGAAGCAAGTTTACCAATTAAAGTTGACAAAAAGCTCAATCGAGTGTCGGGAAAACGTTGCAGTGACCAATCAGACTGCAGACCTGTGTAATTTTGTCCTGAGGGGATGAAGTCCCGCTCCAGTACAGGCTCCAGCTGATCAGAGGAAGTGTTTCATTCTCACCTATGGCCACATGAGCCGACAGAACGGCCTGGTTCACGGTCAGGGCCCAGATGTGCAGGTTGTGCACCGCCGTGACccccttcacctccagcaaGCCGTCTCGCACCTCGGCGTACTTCACTCCCGATGGAGttcctgatggaggagagagccCGATAATACGAGCAACACGTGACGCTCGTCTCCCCTGGAGAGGAAAGAGCTTTGGTGCGTTGGCTGAGTGGTGACATCTCACCTTCCATCAGGACGACCAGGATGTCTCTCATGATGGTGAAGGTGGTGCATAAGACCAGGACGGAGAAGAGGAAGGTGCAGATGGGGTCGGCGATCTTATACTCAGGCTGAAAGGAAAGGGTTCAAACTTTAAATCTTCATGCCAACATTCGTCAGAATGAAGAGTTTTTCCcaatcaaaatgttttcacgCCTTATTTCTACACCTCGTCTCTGCGCATGGGGTTTTTGACTCTCAGACGTTCGGTTCAAACGGAGAGAAACTTTTCACCTTGAAGAAGATAATGATGGCGCTGACGAGCACGCTGACGCTCTGCAGCAGATCTCCCACCACGTGCACGAAAGCCGCTCGCACGCTCGCGTTGGCCTGCTGTTTCCTCCGAGCTGacgataaaaaacaaaaaacaccacgaTGAATCAAAGAATAAAAGCACGATCATTGtctaatacattttaaagttcACTGCAAAGGATGATAAAATCACTGATATTCAAATTCCCTTCATTTTCCTCATCACTTAATCATATCTTCTCTCCAGAGCAATCATTCTTCCTCCATACACGAGCAAATCGTCTCAACCTCATTTCTATGTCAGCTCGTCCTTCCCGTTCACTCGTTTTAAGTGATCACCGACACCTGGTGCAAACCTCCACTTATCCAAGTTCCCCTCAACTTGCTCCTTACTTCACTCTAGATCACTGTATCATCTGCAAACGTCTTGACCCAGACACTCCTGTATCACTCATTCAAACTGCTCCCTCACACGGCGGACGGCTCTCGAGGGTTGGAACATACCGTGGTCGTTGTCGTTTCGCTCCACGTCCACACATTCCTCACTGTCCGACTGGACGCCTGCCGACATCTGAATCTTTTCCTTTCCGCTGTCGTGACTGTGTCCGTGGCCGTGAGAACTCAACCCGCCGTGACTGTGGCCGTGACCCGACTGGTGGAGAGTGACCGCCATGCTGGGCAGAGAAGAAACACCTTTAATGGATATgggtaacaaaacaaaatatttccaGTAAATAAGCGGTGGGTTTGAATAAGCTCGTCTTCTGCCCACTCCATTTCGAGCTGGAGCTGATTAATTCAtcgttttttcttttctttctttgttgctgttttttagTTTCCTCGAagttgaagtttgttttttttcttttgttctttttctttttttttttgtctggctcgaaataaagacattcattcattcttcatttttttttttatcaaagttTACTTATAAAACGCTTTCAAAGTGCTTTagaagttaaaaacaaacccTTCCACCCAGCTAATCTCCCATACCCCACAGAAATCCATTTTCCctcactcacatgcacacacactcaaaataatgaacaataaacCAAACAGCAAATGATAAATAATAAACATGAACATGAGGTTGAGTAAAGGTGAACCTGTTGAGAAAAAGCATCAGCGTCTCCGTGGTGGCTGGAGAGAATGGAGCAGACTCCCACTATATTCTTCAATTCATAAAAACTTATTTTTGTGACATTCTTAATATGTAGTCAAGCCAGAGTCAAAGATAAGGCCCAGGTTTTTTTACATGAGGTAAAGGATTTAGGGACCGTTCCTGTAGTTTGGGTgaaatcttctctctctgggCCCAATTACCGATGACTACAACATCTGTTAAGTCCAGGTTGAGCTGGAGAAAGTTTTTTGCCACCCATGATTTGGTGTCTAAAATACAGTTAATACAGAGAGATTAAAAAGCACTGGGCCCAAGATcgaaccctgaggaacaccgCGGAGGGTGTATAGACCCTGGAGGAGCAAGTATCCAGATTTACCATCTACGTCTTAGTCTGTGAAAAAGAACATAAACCATTTGTGATCTGCACCAGAGAGgttaaagtgtttaaaaaaaaaaaaagaaaaaaaaaaagggtgtagcctaaaatgattaaaaccattaaaagctaaattgctcttcttcagctccACTGCCCCTCTACAGGCAACAGGAAAGACCCGTCTGAAGAAGGCTGTTCGTGATGTTTGAAAGTTAATTTCCTGAAGATTTACAGAGTAGGTTAAAAAAATGAGGTTGGGATCAGATCGAAACGACGTGTGGTGAGCCTCACCGAGGAGAACACTTTATTACTAACCAGGGCAAAACTGTCTGTTGTTCCATC
Proteins encoded in this window:
- the slc30a8 gene encoding zinc transporter 2, with amino-acid sequence MIGETLGGYFAGSLAVMTDAAHLLVDLTSFIISLLSLWLSSRPATHMLSYGWHRAEILGALLSVFTIWLVTGVLVYLAVERLVSGDYTIEGDIMLITSGCAVVANIIMAVTLHQSGHGHSHGGLSSHGHGHSHDSGKEKIQMSAGVQSDSEECVDVERNDNDHARRKQQANASVRAAFVHVVGDLLQSVSVLVSAIIIFFKPEYKIADPICTFLFSVLVLCTTFTIMRDILVVLMEGTPSGVKYAEVRDGLLEVKGVTAVHNLHIWALTVNQAVLSAHVAIDESVDAQTVLREMTQACFSSYNFHSVTIQMERQADLKPGCTLCEDPKK